A single window of Flavobacterium sp. 140616W15 DNA harbors:
- a CDS encoding beta-1,6-N-acetylglucosaminyltransferase, which translates to MQINYIILAHRYPKQLRRLIQKLTTPEAFFYVHIDKNTSIDLFAKELADLPNISFVGDRKQGIWGDIGIVNATVNALKQIVRDKKDGYCVLLSGQDYPIKSNDDIKFYFASNLGNEFIDIVPLPTKHLSIDRIEKYKFNLSSRKEDFIQIGAILEADFFTKETLKKIYRLIRVGRYDFILKVLKRRKYPNYIKPYGGSQWWALTTQTAEKIIQFVDEYPDFVKYHTYSLIPDEMFFQSIIMYLIEENNKIKIMPFLTYVNWEKKNCDLPVTFSTADFEELISQSDYKLFARKFDSNISEVILDKIDAFHS; encoded by the coding sequence ATGCAAATAAACTATATCATATTAGCTCATAGATATCCAAAACAATTAAGACGTTTAATTCAGAAATTAACCACTCCTGAAGCATTTTTTTATGTTCATATAGATAAAAATACTTCAATAGATTTATTTGCAAAAGAACTAGCTGATTTACCAAATATAAGTTTTGTTGGGGATCGTAAGCAAGGAATATGGGGAGATATAGGAATTGTTAATGCTACGGTGAATGCTTTAAAACAAATAGTAAGAGATAAGAAAGATGGTTATTGTGTACTGCTGAGTGGTCAAGATTACCCGATTAAGTCAAATGATGATATTAAATTTTATTTTGCATCAAATTTAGGAAATGAATTTATTGACATTGTTCCGTTACCAACAAAACATTTGTCGATAGATAGAATTGAAAAGTATAAATTTAATTTATCTTCTAGAAAAGAGGATTTTATTCAGATTGGGGCGATTCTAGAAGCAGATTTTTTTACAAAAGAGACACTAAAAAAAATCTATCGATTAATTAGAGTTGGGCGTTACGATTTTATTTTAAAAGTTTTAAAAAGAAGAAAATATCCTAATTATATTAAACCCTACGGAGGAAGCCAATGGTGGGCTTTGACAACACAAACAGCTGAAAAAATAATCCAGTTTGTTGATGAATATCCTGATTTTGTTAAATATCATACTTATTCATTAATTCCAGATGAGATGTTTTTTCAATCGATTATTATGTACTTGATAGAGGAGAATAACAAAATTAAAATTATGCCATTTCTCACTTATGTTAATTGGGAGAAGAAAAATTGCGATTTACCAGTTACATTCAGTACAGCAGATTTTGAAGAGTTAATCTCCCAATCTGATTATAAATTGTTTGCTAGAAAATTTGATAGTAATATCAGTGAGGTAATTTTAGATAAAATAGATGCTTTTCATTCTTAA
- a CDS encoding FkbM family methyltransferase: protein MKINKMIKNLKRFDFKNLLKLVIYKFKKKIKIKPSKEESDLYLYYSYLVKYDGFLVEETKKYYITDFKTKFSNLVKLRKRPSSDFDVFYQVNECSEYLSVVTYYKNNFTYKESYSLNIIDAGSNIGLTSLFFTEHFESARIIAVEPDTKNFQMLNYNLKEKTNFEFIKVNGAVWSSNSKIKVINDFRDRSDWSFRVEESDESNALQAYTINHLAEVNHFQYIDILKIDIEGAEKQIFVSSVSNLEFLSKTKCIAMEIHDEFDCRQEIYAVLDNYGFTIVNEGELTIGINEKLKSKLIE, encoded by the coding sequence ATGAAGATAAATAAAATGATTAAGAATCTGAAAAGATTTGATTTTAAAAATTTATTGAAACTAGTTATATATAAATTTAAAAAAAAGATAAAGATTAAACCTTCAAAAGAAGAGTCAGATTTATATCTTTATTACTCTTATTTAGTAAAGTATGATGGCTTTTTAGTTGAGGAAACTAAAAAATATTATATAACAGATTTTAAAACTAAGTTTTCTAATTTAGTAAAGCTTAGAAAACGTCCATCAAGTGATTTTGATGTTTTTTATCAAGTTAATGAATGTAGTGAATATCTTTCGGTAGTAACGTATTATAAAAATAATTTTACATATAAAGAAAGCTACTCTCTCAATATAATAGATGCGGGATCTAATATAGGATTAACGTCTCTTTTTTTTACAGAACATTTTGAAAGTGCAAGAATAATAGCTGTTGAGCCTGATACTAAAAATTTCCAAATGTTGAATTATAATTTAAAAGAGAAAACAAATTTTGAGTTTATTAAAGTTAATGGAGCAGTATGGTCTTCAAACTCAAAAATAAAAGTTATAAATGATTTTAGAGACAGGTCAGATTGGTCATTTAGAGTTGAAGAGTCTGATGAAAGTAATGCTTTGCAGGCATATACAATAAATCATTTGGCAGAAGTGAATCATTTTCAGTATATTGATATACTAAAGATAGATATTGAAGGTGCCGAAAAACAAATTTTTGTATCTTCTGTCTCGAATTTGGAATTCTTAAGTAAAACAAAATGTATTGCTATGGAGATTCATGACGAGTTTGATTGTAGACAAGAAATTTATGCAGTTCTGGATAATTATGGATTTACAATCGTTAATGAAGGAGAATTGACTATTGGAATTAATGAAAAATTAAAAAGCAAGTTAATTGAATGA
- a CDS encoding glycosyltransferase, with amino-acid sequence MMTPLVTVIIPTYNRKEYLETAIQSVVDQSYKNIEIIVIDDGSTDNYAVSICDKFSNCTYFYKENGGLSSARNYGINLSEGEFIAFLDDDDFWESSKIEKQVKILLENHSVDCVHSSVAVVNEKGELTGSYFGAAQNKIDKRSGYVFWNALGCWVVKSPTPLIRKNVFQSDLLFDETIKVGEDIDFYQRMFYRHKLHYINEPLAFYREHNNTERLSLQLKKYIGIENKMFLNLKKMGIKNPFILHLIAVKLLKKAIKKNNFIYPEAKINISRMHIYFRPDYFLNRYFG; translated from the coding sequence ATGATGACTCCTTTAGTAACTGTAATTATACCAACTTATAATCGAAAGGAATATTTAGAAACTGCTATTCAATCGGTAGTAGATCAGTCTTATAAAAATATTGAAATAATAGTAATTGATGATGGTTCTACAGATAATTATGCAGTATCAATTTGTGATAAATTTTCAAATTGTACTTATTTTTATAAAGAGAATGGAGGCTTGTCATCAGCCAGAAATTATGGGATTAATTTGTCGGAAGGTGAATTCATAGCCTTTTTAGATGATGATGATTTTTGGGAAAGTTCAAAAATAGAAAAACAAGTAAAGATACTACTTGAAAATCATTCTGTTGATTGTGTGCATTCTTCAGTTGCTGTGGTGAATGAAAAGGGAGAATTAACAGGAAGCTATTTTGGAGCCGCTCAAAATAAAATAGATAAACGCTCAGGATATGTTTTTTGGAATGCTTTAGGATGCTGGGTAGTCAAGTCACCAACACCTTTAATCAGAAAAAATGTTTTTCAATCTGACTTATTATTTGATGAAACGATCAAAGTAGGGGAGGATATCGATTTTTACCAACGAATGTTTTACAGACATAAGCTACATTACATAAATGAACCTTTAGCATTTTATAGAGAACATAATAATACAGAAAGACTTTCGCTTCAGCTTAAAAAATACATTGGAATTGAAAATAAAATGTTTTTGAATTTAAAGAAAATGGGAATTAAAAATCCATTTATTTTACATTTAATCGCAGTTAAACTTTTGAAAAAAGCTATCAAAAAAAATAATTTTATATATCCAGAAGCAAAAATAAATATCTCTAGAATGCATATTTATTTTCGACCAGACTATTTCCTGAATCGTTATTTTGGATGA
- a CDS encoding glycosyltransferase family 2 protein, whose protein sequence is MINVTIIIPSYNHSKFLLDRLKSISNQTYKNWEAIIIDDQSSDNSVQIIRSFLVENPNFNLKRFIINDVNSGSGYFSWQKGIELATTEYIWIAETDDYSESTFLEELVSILDINKEVSLAFSGSNYIENNRIIYDSVNRTKDLNVQINDYKVLDSSVFLGRMPFNTYITNGSAVVFRKPKTGIPSEVFSNRLCSDIFLWSHLLQNSSFVFHNKNLNFFRRHEGSTSSYLNKNKLEEVYHEKAQYLNYFKQTDKYGQFIEYYIKYYIWTHKNDFLNTSSIQEIQSGKKIKALYFYKLICFFVSKIFRK, encoded by the coding sequence ATGATTAATGTCACTATAATAATTCCAAGCTATAACCATAGTAAATTTTTATTAGATCGATTAAAAAGTATTTCTAATCAAACCTATAAAAATTGGGAAGCTATTATAATTGATGATCAATCGTCAGATAATAGTGTTCAGATAATTAGGAGTTTTCTTGTAGAGAATCCAAATTTTAATTTAAAACGCTTTATTATAAACGATGTGAATTCTGGAAGCGGTTATTTCTCTTGGCAAAAAGGAATTGAACTAGCAACAACTGAATACATCTGGATTGCCGAAACAGACGATTATTCAGAATCGACTTTCTTAGAAGAATTGGTTTCTATTTTAGATATAAATAAAGAAGTTTCTTTGGCTTTTTCGGGAAGCAATTATATTGAAAATAATAGAATAATTTATGATTCAGTCAATAGAACAAAAGATTTAAATGTTCAAATAAATGATTATAAAGTTCTAGATAGTAGTGTTTTTTTAGGCAGAATGCCTTTTAATACCTATATAACGAATGGGAGTGCTGTAGTTTTTAGAAAGCCTAAGACAGGAATTCCGTCTGAAGTGTTTAGTAATAGATTATGTTCGGATATTTTTTTATGGTCTCATTTATTACAAAATAGCTCCTTTGTTTTTCATAATAAAAATTTGAATTTTTTTAGAAGGCATGAAGGATCAACTTCATCCTATTTAAACAAAAATAAATTAGAAGAAGTTTATCATGAGAAAGCACAATATTTAAATTATTTTAAACAAACGGATAAGTACGGTCAATTTATAGAGTATTACATAAAATATTACATTTGGACGCATAAGAATGATTTTTTGAACACATCAAGTATTCAGGAAATTCAATCTGGCAAGAAAATCAAAGCATTATATTTTTATAAATTGATCTGTTTTTTTGTTTCTAAAATTTTCAGAAAATGA
- a CDS encoding glycosyltransferase has product MYHKIHLSSPSMWWVTVNDFYRQMSEISSKEVVYLKDYDSKNPNHVVITFDGIYKNVLEYGLPILRHFDYPFELFLTSDYIGLDNEFDSIEPIAPFVNYEELQLLVANKGRLQWHTKSHLNLKNIQDLDVIIAELTVPEKVKQLDVSGFTWFAYPHGEFNELVIQEVRKRFEGAVSCIQGNNEDKFVYNRLTVVNDTKLRANKIACIIASYNYGDYLIEAIESVLRQTIVPDEILISDDCSDDETGIIANEYVKKYPQLIAYNRNDVNMGIVAHFNKAISLTKSEYVFFLGADNRLLSNYVEECARKLDANINTAIAYTDYTFFGPRARLAYSKFSEDRRAGIIENTFYQICFPDFNNREESLENLSKENFIHGSSMFKRTAFNEVGGYHKTGTPEDYNLFRRIVEKGWRAEKVKNTNLEYRQHNIGQANNVLSLQNKLNFYQSAYSRKNTFEKSFLFKVFWKTYIIKEKVVNLNKKKVLRYIKRITKTK; this is encoded by the coding sequence ATGTATCATAAAATACATCTTAGTAGTCCATCAATGTGGTGGGTTACAGTAAATGATTTTTATAGACAAATGTCTGAAATTTCAAGTAAAGAGGTTGTGTATTTAAAGGACTATGATTCAAAAAATCCAAATCATGTTGTAATTACTTTTGATGGTATTTACAAAAATGTTCTAGAATATGGACTACCTATTTTAAGACATTTTGATTATCCATTTGAGTTGTTTTTGACTTCAGATTATATAGGTTTAGATAATGAGTTCGATTCGATAGAACCAATTGCTCCATTTGTAAATTATGAAGAATTGCAATTGTTGGTTGCGAATAAAGGAAGATTACAATGGCACACTAAAAGTCATCTTAATTTAAAAAATATTCAGGATTTGGATGTTATAATTGCAGAACTTACTGTTCCAGAAAAAGTGAAGCAATTAGATGTTAGTGGATTTACTTGGTTTGCTTATCCGCATGGAGAATTTAATGAATTGGTTATTCAAGAAGTGCGAAAGCGATTTGAAGGTGCTGTTTCCTGCATACAAGGAAACAATGAAGATAAATTTGTTTACAATAGACTTACAGTTGTTAATGACACAAAACTGCGAGCTAATAAAATTGCATGTATTATTGCTTCCTATAATTATGGAGATTATCTTATAGAAGCTATTGAATCAGTATTAAGGCAAACAATAGTTCCAGATGAAATTCTTATTTCTGATGACTGTTCTGACGATGAAACAGGAATAATTGCAAATGAATATGTTAAAAAATATCCACAACTGATAGCGTATAATCGGAACGATGTTAACATGGGAATTGTAGCTCATTTTAACAAAGCAATTTCTTTGACAAAATCAGAATATGTATTTTTTTTAGGAGCAGATAATAGACTTTTAAGTAACTATGTTGAAGAGTGTGCTAGAAAATTAGATGCGAATATAAATACTGCAATTGCATACACGGACTATACTTTTTTTGGTCCGAGAGCAAGACTAGCTTATTCTAAATTTTCTGAAGATAGAAGAGCAGGAATTATTGAAAATACATTTTATCAGATTTGTTTCCCCGATTTTAATAATCGAGAAGAGTCATTAGAAAATCTTTCAAAAGAAAATTTTATTCATGGATCTTCCATGTTCAAAAGAACTGCATTTAATGAAGTTGGAGGGTATCATAAAACGGGTACTCCCGAAGATTATAATTTATTTAGAAGAATAGTAGAAAAAGGATGGAGAGCCGAGAAAGTTAAAAATACAAATTTGGAGTACAGACAACATAATATAGGGCAAGCTAACAATGTTTTAAGTTTACAGAATAAACTTAATTTTTATCAATCTGCCTATAGTAGAAAGAATACATTCGAGAAATCATTTTTATTTAAAGTCTTCTGGAAAACATACATAATCAAAGAAAAAGTAGTTAACCTTAACAAGAAAAAAGTTTTAAGATATATTAAAAGAATAACGAAAACTAAATAG
- a CDS encoding methyltransferase domain-containing protein — protein sequence MIQEKEALEKWYETEDPWGYNENKEDVLRKEILLAEIPDKKYKNVLDIGCGQGFITENLPGEMVYGIDISQAAIDFANKIRRDNLIFKQGSIYDIDKLFDIKFDLIIITGVLYPQYIGKSSSLIYLLIDKILEDKGVLVSVHINDWYNAQFPYLKTKQLFYNYRKYTHNLETYSK from the coding sequence ATGATACAAGAAAAAGAAGCGTTAGAGAAATGGTATGAAACAGAAGATCCTTGGGGATATAATGAAAATAAGGAAGACGTATTAAGAAAAGAAATTTTGCTTGCTGAAATTCCAGACAAAAAGTATAAAAACGTATTAGACATCGGATGTGGACAAGGGTTTATTACTGAAAATTTACCTGGTGAGATGGTATACGGAATTGATATATCACAAGCAGCAATAGATTTTGCAAATAAAATAAGAAGAGACAATTTAATTTTTAAACAAGGGTCAATATATGATATTGACAAATTATTTGATATTAAGTTTGATTTGATAATTATTACAGGAGTTCTTTATCCTCAATATATAGGAAAATCTTCGAGTTTAATTTATTTACTAATTGATAAAATACTAGAAGATAAAGGTGTTCTTGTGTCTGTACATATAAATGATTGGTATAATGCTCAATTTCCGTACTTAAAAACAAAACAACTTTTTTATAATTATAGAAAATATACTCACAACTTAGAAACGTACTCGAAATGA
- a CDS encoding ABC transporter ATP-binding protein, with the protein MDTDIILKVENISKQYRLGQVGTGTLSHDLNRWWHRIRGKENPYLKIGEANDCSTKGTSDYVWALQDVNFEVQRGEVLGIIGKNGAGKSTLLKILSKVTAPTTGSIKSRGRIASLLEVGTGFNPELTGRENVYLNGAILGMTKKEITSKLDEIIDFSGCERYIDTPVKRYSSGMTVRLAFAVAAFLEPEILVVDEVLAVGDAEFQKKAIGKMQDISKGEGRTVLFVSHNMAAVKSLCTKAIVLEYGKVVFEGEVLPAIEKYLSDKNNISNVNIKERKDRVGRGRIRISDVIILNNFKVMTGSKFSVQIEYNNIDEEIEINEFGMSIWNTREDKIISISSTFKNQLKDISNKGKVICELPNLPLVKGSYVINCFVSSIFGLEDYILDVLSFDVEDNDIYGNGKTVNPEWGMIAVEHNWIQ; encoded by the coding sequence ATGGATACAGATATTATATTAAAGGTTGAAAATATTTCTAAACAATATCGTTTAGGACAAGTGGGTACAGGAACTTTAAGTCATGATTTAAATCGGTGGTGGCATCGCATACGCGGAAAAGAAAATCCATATTTAAAAATTGGTGAAGCAAATGATTGTAGTACAAAAGGGACTAGTGATTACGTTTGGGCTTTGCAAGATGTTAATTTTGAAGTTCAACGTGGAGAAGTTCTAGGTATAATAGGAAAAAATGGAGCAGGGAAATCTACGTTGCTAAAAATTTTATCGAAGGTTACGGCACCAACTACGGGGAGTATTAAGTCTCGAGGTCGTATTGCATCTTTACTTGAAGTCGGTACAGGATTTAATCCTGAACTTACAGGAAGAGAAAATGTTTATCTCAACGGAGCTATTTTAGGAATGACCAAAAAAGAAATTACATCAAAATTAGATGAAATTATTGATTTCTCAGGCTGTGAGCGTTATATTGATACACCAGTTAAAAGATATAGTAGCGGTATGACTGTTAGGTTAGCTTTTGCTGTTGCCGCTTTTTTAGAGCCAGAAATATTGGTTGTAGATGAGGTCTTAGCTGTTGGCGATGCCGAATTTCAAAAAAAAGCAATCGGTAAAATGCAAGATATTTCAAAAGGCGAAGGACGCACCGTTTTATTTGTTAGTCACAATATGGCTGCTGTTAAAAGTTTGTGTACTAAAGCAATTGTTTTGGAATACGGCAAAGTGGTTTTTGAAGGAGAGGTGTTACCTGCAATAGAGAAATATTTATCTGATAAAAATAACATTTCGAATGTAAATATTAAAGAAAGAAAAGATAGGGTTGGGAGAGGTAGAATAAGAATTTCAGATGTTATTATTCTTAATAATTTTAAGGTGATGACAGGATCTAAATTTTCAGTTCAGATTGAATATAATAATATTGATGAAGAAATAGAAATTAATGAATTTGGAATGAGTATTTGGAACACTAGAGAGGATAAAATAATAAGCATTTCTTCTACTTTTAAAAATCAATTAAAAGACATCTCTAATAAAGGTAAAGTAATTTGTGAGCTGCCGAATCTTCCATTAGTAAAAGGTAGTTATGTTATTAATTGCTTTGTCAGTTCAATTTTTGGATTAGAAGATTATATTCTTGATGTATTAAGTTTTGACGTAGAGGATAATGATATTTATGGAAATGGAAAAACAGTAAATCCAGAATGGGGAATGATTGCAGTTGAACATAATTGGATTCAATAA
- a CDS encoding nucleoside-diphosphate sugar epimerase/dehydratase, with the protein MNNKPTNLAILFAKYFSVTNLRLNIHNLSYLPRWIIVFMDVMVLIFSFTFTYLLFKGTGLGYIITHHEFYFVGSLLGVNIFFFWLFRTYSGIIRHSSYIDAVKLLFSQMSVLIVFLFFNFLFELYHGDKAFLNTALFINIVLSFCGLFLYRVVVKQTFELYFAEKTNAKLIRTIIYGTDANAISVANALKFETPSRFKIVGFVDKNNQNASKRMLDLPILIQKKRLPALMRSVAAEGIIIADKSLSKDEQLIIVDQCLEFNYRVYTVPLISDWENQKEISQKVKNIQIEDLLERKPIVLDSKSISKQLKDKTILITGAAGSIGSEIVRQVIGFNPKNIILLDQAETPLHSLCLETQNIISSCRIHAVIADVKSKEAMERVFKVYGPQVVFHAAAYKHVPLMEENPSQAILTNIEGTKNLADLSCKYKVKKFVMVSTDKAVNPSNVMGASKRIAEKYVQSLHLKNQKEKGNDTTKFITTRFGNVLGSNGSVVPLFTKQIVEGGPLTITHPDIIRYFMTIPEACQLVLEAGAMGNGGEIYIFDMGKPVRIIDLARKMIKLAGFIPDKEIKIQIVGLRPGEKLFEELLNDTSKTLPTYHNKIMIAEEIQDEYETLHVEIDELIGISKFFDNDDIVAKMKKIVPEFKSMNSSFEILDK; encoded by the coding sequence TTGAATAATAAACCAACCAATCTTGCAATTTTATTTGCTAAGTATTTTTCTGTAACCAACTTGAGGCTTAATATTCATAATCTGAGTTATTTGCCGAGGTGGATTATAGTTTTTATGGATGTTATGGTGTTGATTTTCTCTTTTACTTTTACTTATTTATTATTTAAGGGTACAGGTTTAGGTTACATTATAACACATCATGAGTTTTACTTTGTAGGTTCGCTTTTGGGCGTTAATATTTTTTTCTTCTGGTTATTTAGGACTTATTCAGGTATAATTAGACATTCATCATATATTGATGCTGTTAAGCTGTTGTTTTCACAAATGTCAGTGCTGATTGTTTTCTTGTTCTTTAATTTTTTATTTGAACTATATCATGGTGATAAAGCATTTTTAAATACAGCGCTTTTTATAAATATAGTGCTTTCATTCTGTGGTTTGTTTTTATATAGAGTTGTTGTTAAACAAACATTTGAACTTTATTTTGCTGAAAAGACTAATGCTAAGTTGATAAGGACTATTATTTATGGGACTGACGCCAATGCGATATCGGTTGCTAATGCATTAAAATTTGAAACACCATCTCGTTTCAAAATTGTAGGTTTTGTGGATAAAAACAATCAAAATGCTTCAAAGAGAATGTTGGATTTACCCATATTGATTCAAAAGAAAAGATTGCCTGCATTGATGCGGTCGGTTGCTGCTGAGGGGATTATTATCGCAGATAAAAGTTTGTCTAAGGATGAGCAATTGATCATTGTAGATCAGTGCTTAGAATTTAATTATCGAGTGTACACCGTGCCTTTAATTTCGGATTGGGAAAACCAAAAAGAAATTTCTCAAAAGGTAAAGAATATTCAAATTGAAGATTTACTGGAAAGAAAACCCATAGTATTAGATAGTAAATCTATATCTAAGCAATTAAAAGATAAAACTATTTTAATTACAGGAGCTGCAGGGTCAATAGGAAGTGAAATTGTAAGACAGGTAATAGGTTTTAACCCTAAAAATATAATTTTATTAGATCAAGCAGAAACTCCATTACATAGTCTTTGTTTAGAAACTCAAAATATAATCTCGAGTTGTAGAATTCATGCTGTAATTGCTGATGTTAAAAGTAAAGAAGCAATGGAGAGAGTATTCAAAGTTTACGGGCCACAAGTCGTTTTTCATGCTGCTGCTTATAAACATGTGCCTTTAATGGAAGAAAATCCATCTCAGGCTATATTGACAAATATAGAAGGTACTAAAAATTTAGCAGATCTATCCTGTAAATATAAAGTAAAGAAGTTTGTTATGGTTTCTACAGACAAAGCTGTTAACCCTAGCAATGTTATGGGAGCAAGCAAGCGAATTGCTGAGAAATATGTGCAGTCACTACATTTAAAAAATCAAAAAGAAAAAGGAAACGATACTACAAAATTTATTACAACACGTTTCGGAAATGTATTAGGTTCCAATGGATCGGTAGTGCCTTTATTTACCAAACAAATTGTAGAAGGTGGTCCTCTTACTATAACACATCCTGATATTATTAGATATTTCATGACCATTCCGGAGGCATGTCAATTAGTTCTTGAGGCTGGAGCAATGGGTAATGGAGGTGAAATTTATATATTTGATATGGGTAAACCAGTTCGAATTATTGATTTGGCTAGAAAAATGATAAAATTAGCAGGGTTTATTCCAGATAAAGAAATTAAGATTCAAATTGTTGGACTAAGACCCGGAGAAAAACTTTTTGAAGAATTATTAAATGATACATCAAAAACGCTACCAACATATCATAACAAAATTATGATTGCTGAAGAAATTCAAGATGAATATGAGACCCTACACGTGGAAATCGATGAGTTAATAGGGATATCTAAATTTTTTGATAACGATGATATTGTTGCCAAAATGAAAAAAATAGTGCCAGAGTTTAAAAGTATGAACTCTAGTTTTGAAATTCTTGATAAATAA
- the rfbA gene encoding glucose-1-phosphate thymidylyltransferase RfbA has product MKGIILAGGSGTRLHPLTLAMSKQMMPVYDKPMIYYPLSTLMMTGINEILIISTPHDLPNFKKLLGNGENLGCKFSYAEQAIPNGLAQAFVIGEEFIGEDDVALILGDNIFFGANMQELLRSNTKPNGGVVFAYHVSDPERYGVVEFDHDLKAISIEEKPESPKSHYAVPGLYFYDNSVVEIAKNIQPSARGEYEITDVNKVYLLKDALKVGILSRGTAWLDTGTFNSLMQAGQFVQVLEERQGLKVGCIEEIAWRQGFIDDTQLEQLALPLVKSGYGAYLMDFLKQKRAGNKI; this is encoded by the coding sequence ATGAAAGGAATTATTTTAGCAGGAGGTTCTGGTACAAGATTGCATCCGTTGACACTGGCAATGAGCAAGCAGATGATGCCTGTGTATGATAAGCCAATGATTTATTATCCATTATCGACTTTGATGATGACAGGGATAAATGAAATTTTGATTATTTCAACGCCTCATGATTTACCAAATTTTAAAAAATTATTAGGGAATGGTGAGAATTTGGGTTGTAAATTTAGTTATGCCGAACAAGCCATTCCAAATGGTTTAGCACAGGCTTTTGTAATTGGAGAAGAATTTATTGGAGAGGATGATGTCGCTTTGATATTAGGAGATAATATATTTTTTGGAGCCAATATGCAAGAGCTCTTGCGTTCAAATACAAAGCCAAATGGAGGGGTCGTTTTTGCATATCATGTTTCGGACCCAGAGCGTTATGGGGTTGTAGAATTTGATCATGATTTAAAAGCCATTTCGATAGAAGAAAAACCAGAGAGCCCTAAATCTCATTATGCAGTTCCAGGTTTATATTTTTATGATAATTCAGTTGTTGAAATAGCCAAAAATATTCAGCCGAGTGCCCGTGGAGAATATGAAATTACCGATGTAAATAAAGTATACTTACTAAAAGACGCATTAAAAGTTGGAATTTTAAGCAGAGGAACAGCTTGGCTTGATACGGGGACTTTTAATAGTTTGATGCAAGCTGGGCAGTTTGTACAGGTTTTAGAAGAAAGACAAGGTTTAAAAGTTGGTTGTATTGAGGAAATTGCTTGGAGGCAAGGTTTCATTGATGATACTCAACTTGAACAGCTAGCGCTACCCCTGGTTAAGTCTGGTTATGGAGCTTATTTAATGGATTTTTTAAAACAAAAGAGAGCTGGAAATAAAATTTAA
- the rfbD gene encoding dTDP-4-dehydrorhamnose reductase: MEKILVTGANGQLGSELSLLSSNYPQFQWVFADRTIITLDNLDLLKVQLNDINPSIILNCGAYTAVDKAETEKELANVINHLAVEVLAKYAAKNTVKLIHVSTDYVFDGASSVALDEEAPTEPINVYGATKRAGEIVCLQENPNAIIIRTSWVYSQFGNNFVKTMQRLMQERDSISVVNDQIGSPTYAADLALVMIQIISSEKWISGIYNYSNEGEISWYEFVLAIKEVGGYDCKVEGIPSSAYPTPAKRPSFSLLNKNKIMEVYAVDVPNYKESLKKMMTQL; the protein is encoded by the coding sequence ATGGAGAAAATACTTGTAACAGGAGCAAATGGACAGCTAGGATCTGAGCTTTCTTTGTTGTCCTCAAATTACCCTCAATTTCAATGGGTTTTTGCAGATAGAACCATAATTACTTTAGACAATCTAGATTTACTTAAAGTACAATTAAATGATATAAACCCCTCAATTATTTTAAATTGTGGTGCTTATACAGCTGTTGATAAAGCAGAAACGGAGAAGGAATTAGCTAATGTAATTAACCACTTAGCAGTAGAAGTATTGGCTAAATATGCAGCTAAAAATACAGTTAAATTAATTCATGTTTCTACAGATTATGTTTTTGATGGGGCATCTTCTGTGGCTCTTGATGAAGAAGCTCCAACAGAACCTATAAATGTTTACGGAGCTACTAAAAGAGCAGGGGAGATAGTTTGTTTGCAAGAGAATCCAAATGCTATTATCATAAGAACATCGTGGGTTTATAGCCAATTTGGGAATAATTTTGTGAAAACAATGCAACGATTAATGCAGGAAAGAGATTCGATAAGTGTAGTTAATGACCAAATCGGATCGCCAACTTACGCAGCTGATTTAGCACTAGTAATGATTCAAATCATTTCATCAGAGAAATGGATTTCAGGAATTTATAATTATTCGAATGAAGGAGAAATTAGTTGGTATGAGTTTGTATTGGCTATAAAAGAAGTTGGAGGGTATGATTGTAAAGTTGAAGGTATTCCTTCTTCAGCATATCCTACTCCTGCGAAACGTCCTTCATTTTCTTTATTAAATAAAAATAAAATAATGGAAGTTTATGCTGTAGATGTTCCAAATTACAAAGAGAGTTTAAAAAAAATGATGACACAGTTATAG